From one Mycolicibacterium sp. HK-90 genomic stretch:
- a CDS encoding mammalian cell entry protein has product MEDQPADSGDLTTGEPDKPRRRLRFGRRRRAEDVVEPAKPDEVSETESEDPESGPESDEAEGSPQRRTPMGKRRKVAAEPEGDVDGDVAPEGESTSEGAVEAEAVPEPEAEPAPDAVAGPEAELDADAQAAAGPETELDADAEAEAAEETEAEADGEPAEEQVLVPHRPAGKRLTYAAVAAAAVFVLAGAFGGAMLQPYLADRSLVATKLQVAQTSADAITTLWTYNPDNIESLPDRAERYLSSGFADQYRQLIDSIVPSNKQAQVTNNTEVMGTAVETISRDEATAIVYTNTVSTSPVTKNVPSLRYMSYRVILQRTDGDWRITDMPALTQLDLSPQL; this is encoded by the coding sequence GTGGAAGATCAGCCAGCTGATTCAGGTGATCTGACCACCGGCGAGCCTGACAAGCCGCGCCGCAGACTGCGTTTCGGACGGCGCCGCCGGGCCGAGGACGTGGTGGAACCGGCCAAGCCGGACGAGGTGTCGGAGACGGAGTCGGAGGACCCCGAATCCGGCCCCGAATCCGACGAAGCCGAAGGTTCGCCGCAACGCCGCACCCCGATGGGCAAGCGCCGCAAGGTCGCCGCCGAGCCCGAGGGCGACGTCGACGGTGATGTCGCGCCGGAAGGCGAGTCCACGTCCGAGGGCGCGGTCGAAGCCGAAGCGGTACCTGAACCCGAAGCGGAGCCCGCCCCTGATGCGGTCGCCGGACCCGAGGCTGAGCTGGACGCCGACGCCCAGGCAGCTGCCGGGCCGGAAACGGAGCTGGACGCCGACGCCGAGGCGGAGGCCGCAGAGGAGACAGAGGCCGAGGCGGACGGCGAACCGGCCGAGGAACAGGTCCTGGTTCCACACCGTCCCGCCGGCAAGCGGCTGACGTACGCAGCCGTGGCCGCTGCCGCGGTGTTCGTGCTCGCCGGGGCATTCGGCGGTGCGATGTTGCAGCCGTACCTGGCCGACCGGTCCTTGGTGGCGACCAAACTTCAAGTGGCGCAAACCTCGGCCGACGCCATCACCACGTTGTGGACCTACAACCCGGACAACATCGAATCCCTGCCGGATCGGGCGGAGCGGTATCTGTCGAGCGGCTTCGCCGACCAGTACCGGCAGTTGATCGACTCGATCGTGCCGTCCAACAAGCAGGCTCAGGTCACCAACAACACCGAGGTGATGGGTACCGCGGTGGAGACCATCAGCCGCGACGAGGCCACCGCGATCGTCTACACCAACACGGTGTCGACGAGCCCGGTGACCAAGAACGTCCCGTCGCTGCGGTACATGTCGTATCGCGTGATATTGCAGCGCACCGACGGGGATTGGCGCATCACCGACATGCCGGCATTGACCCAATTGGACCTGTCCCCGCAGTTGTAG
- a CDS encoding YoaK family protein has product MAIASPVTQRSTVVALLLLTCATGIVDAVSVLVLGHVFVANMTGNVIFLGFWFVPHSGVDVTGALVAFVGFVLGTVVGGRLRRHLDSHVRNWLTTALGVEFVLLTVLSILCGTGVLVYDDNRKFILIVLAMTFGIQNATARQFGIQELSTTVLTQTIVGIGFDSRLAGGTGDREKLRYGVVLTMCGGAVLGATLSRFTVAPVIGLAAVVVAVSALIFKFGPAPAQSAP; this is encoded by the coding sequence ATGGCCATCGCCTCACCGGTGACGCAGCGCTCGACCGTTGTGGCCCTGCTGTTGTTGACGTGTGCCACCGGGATCGTCGATGCGGTCAGTGTGCTGGTGCTGGGTCACGTGTTCGTCGCCAACATGACGGGAAACGTGATCTTCCTGGGTTTCTGGTTCGTACCGCACTCGGGCGTGGACGTGACCGGCGCGCTGGTCGCGTTCGTCGGGTTCGTCCTCGGCACCGTGGTGGGCGGGCGTCTGAGGCGCCATCTCGACAGTCATGTCCGGAACTGGCTGACGACCGCATTGGGTGTCGAATTCGTTCTGCTGACCGTGCTTTCGATCCTCTGCGGCACGGGAGTGCTGGTATACGACGACAACCGGAAGTTCATCCTCATCGTCCTGGCGATGACTTTCGGAATTCAGAATGCGACCGCGCGCCAATTCGGAATTCAGGAGTTGAGCACCACGGTGCTGACGCAGACGATCGTCGGCATCGGTTTCGACAGCAGGCTGGCCGGTGGTACCGGGGATCGCGAGAAGTTGCGTTACGGCGTGGTGCTGACGATGTGTGGCGGTGCGGTCCTGGGTGCGACGCTGTCCCGGTTCACCGTCGCGCCGGTGATCGGGCTGGCGGCCGTGGTGGTGGCGGTCAGCGCGCTCATCTTCAAGTTCGGACCGGCTCCGGCGCAGAGTGCTCCTTGA
- a CDS encoding HNH endonuclease signature motif containing protein has protein sequence MSSTTATFDAEVSAAQRVEGLFDEVAELIGQRNAIDGRLVEIVAELDRDELCGATGARSIQALVAWKTGITPRNAQVMVAVARRLREFPRCAQAMREGRLSLDQVGVIAEKAADGSDEHYAELAAGATVNQLRTAVKLEPRPEPEPEPEPQRSFARTEGDGYTTWRIRLPRLEAAKFDAAMQAHRDALVADWKRDHDGANGAAEHAPPFPNSVDAFMSLVEAGWDTEAARRPHAQHTTVAVHVDLDKDGGTPVASLHLGPVLTDEERRYLLCDATCEVWFERHGQPIGAGRTTRQISRRLRRALEHRDRCCVVPGCGATRGLHAHHIMHWEDGGPTELDNLVLICPYHHRLHHRRLITITGPAHRLVVADRAGRPLPGGSLARPPTTPPPDVPPCPGPTGERADWWWYQPFQPQPPQAA, from the coding sequence ATGTCCTCCACCACAGCCACTTTCGATGCTGAGGTGAGTGCTGCGCAGCGGGTGGAGGGATTGTTCGACGAGGTGGCCGAGCTGATCGGTCAACGCAACGCGATCGACGGGCGCCTGGTGGAGATCGTGGCCGAATTGGACCGCGACGAACTGTGCGGCGCCACCGGCGCCCGCTCGATTCAGGCGTTGGTGGCCTGGAAAACCGGCATCACCCCACGCAACGCGCAGGTGATGGTGGCCGTCGCGCGGCGGCTGCGGGAGTTCCCCCGCTGCGCGCAAGCGATGCGGGAAGGCCGGCTCTCGCTGGACCAGGTCGGGGTGATCGCCGAGAAGGCCGCCGACGGATCCGACGAGCACTATGCCGAGCTGGCCGCCGGCGCCACCGTCAACCAGCTGCGCACCGCGGTCAAACTCGAACCGCGCCCCGAACCGGAACCTGAGCCTGAACCCCAGCGGTCGTTCGCCCGCACCGAGGGCGACGGGTACACCACCTGGCGGATTCGGCTGCCGCGCCTGGAGGCGGCCAAGTTCGATGCCGCCATGCAAGCCCATCGCGATGCGTTGGTCGCGGATTGGAAGCGTGACCACGACGGCGCAAACGGTGCGGCGGAGCATGCGCCGCCGTTCCCCAACAGTGTGGACGCGTTCATGAGCCTGGTCGAGGCCGGCTGGGACACCGAGGCCGCGCGCCGTCCGCACGCCCAGCACACCACCGTGGCGGTGCATGTCGACCTCGACAAAGACGGCGGCACACCCGTCGCTTCCCTGCATCTGGGCCCGGTGTTGACCGATGAGGAACGCCGCTACCTGCTGTGCGATGCCACCTGCGAGGTGTGGTTCGAACGCCACGGCCAACCGATCGGCGCCGGCCGCACCACCCGGCAGATCAGCCGCCGGCTACGCCGAGCCCTCGAACACCGCGACCGGTGCTGTGTGGTCCCCGGCTGCGGAGCCACCCGCGGTCTGCACGCCCACCACATCATGCACTGGGAAGACGGCGGACCCACCGAACTCGACAATCTCGTGCTCATCTGCCCCTACCACCACCGGCTGCACCATCGTCGCCTCATCACAATCACCGGCCCCGCGCACCGGCTGGTCGTCGCCGACCGTGCCGGCAGACCTTTGCCCGGTGGGTCGTTGGCCCGCCCACCCACCACACCTCCACCCGACGTCCCACCGTGCCCCGGGCCCACCGGCGAACGCGCCGACTGGTGGTGGTACCAACCCTTCCAACCACAACCACCCCAAGCCGCATAA
- a CDS encoding fructosamine kinase family protein — translation MPNTAGPADEFVKRNPAAPAGFFAAEAAGLKWLTVDGGVPGVQVIDYDATSLTLQRLHPTAPTAMVARRFGEQLARTHDAGAPAFGSAPAGYTGGGFFGPMSQPLPMSLVEHDSWGSFYADERLAPMEQLAAGRLGERVHDAVVAVAGLCRSGVFDDDDPPARLHGDLWSGNVMWTADGAVLIDPAAHGGHRETDLAMLALFGCPYLGEVLAGYQSVRGLRDGWRDRTGLHQLYPLLAHVVLFGGGYAGQVEAVAGQILANVSKLRIE, via the coding sequence ATGCCGAACACCGCGGGCCCGGCTGACGAGTTCGTCAAACGCAACCCGGCGGCGCCGGCCGGGTTCTTTGCGGCGGAGGCCGCTGGGCTGAAGTGGTTGACCGTCGACGGCGGTGTGCCCGGTGTACAGGTGATCGATTACGACGCAACATCATTGACATTGCAGCGGCTGCACCCGACAGCGCCCACGGCAATGGTGGCCCGGCGGTTCGGTGAGCAACTGGCGCGTACCCATGACGCCGGAGCGCCCGCGTTCGGGTCCGCCCCGGCAGGGTACACAGGCGGCGGGTTCTTCGGCCCGATGTCGCAGCCGTTGCCAATGTCGTTGGTGGAGCACGATTCTTGGGGCAGCTTCTACGCCGACGAGCGTCTGGCGCCGATGGAACAGCTGGCCGCGGGGAGGCTGGGCGAACGGGTGCACGACGCGGTCGTGGCGGTGGCCGGCCTGTGCCGGTCCGGGGTCTTCGACGACGACGACCCGCCGGCCCGGCTGCACGGCGACCTGTGGAGCGGCAACGTCATGTGGACCGCGGACGGGGCCGTGCTGATCGACCCTGCCGCCCACGGTGGCCATCGGGAGACGGATCTGGCCATGCTGGCGCTGTTCGGCTGCCCGTATCTCGGTGAGGTGCTGGCGGGTTATCAATCCGTGCGAGGGCTGCGTGACGGATGGCGCGACCGGACCGGCCTGCATCAGCTCTACCCGCTGCTGGCCCACGTGGTGCTGTTCGGTGGTGGATACGCCGGCCAGGTCGAGGCTGTCGCCGGCCAGATCCTGGCCAACGTCAGCAAACTACGGATCGAGTAG
- a CDS encoding AAA family ATPase, which translates to MAVKHRRQRRRIKRVATLGAATATVTALTVGVAPPPQAQAAAVQRDLRLQAGVHIFPPPDQIPDLTGGFGTQVYNVSQDVGAQVMTAFVDNFNLAVLLQAAGLDPTAAIEGALNDALGDALANALSELPIDVSELLGIDLENPLSSVGINVITTGGLFTLLRLLGVDLGWVAPFPNSVADEINNTEYLDISLESIFEAVGLPTSGLAFDALKATLAAVGIDLPPLSTNAADVRIPIVAGWGLGAFAAGAAYQQVVDDLPNQPGGAAYTGTDPLLGSYTILPMILIDNPGRANGGILARAYPLFGLLGIETVTPDTQVQSSGTSILEGVPVVGDIPLFGLTPGGANLIPIKIDATAEYLPMSDFAAWPNPFTMANNVAAGLFPTYILRNQSLDTLTTVLVDQIVSQLGADITDYLANPGDDPQLGPKLNIYVTIPANSLPLLEPTYLAVDVVNLLTGANFNNPIGTALSPVLTSLVNLGYTDVYYDEQTGIYDRSLDEADIPTAFGTLPADVDWAQVPGHLANNLVTGIQKAIDDGLINQNPVPSPIQQLLGLLGVGNPLDSLVPDALDTLNDTGTQSLTTTSFEPQSITETNLGTDTVNLTTEEEDAGSEVETNTKKLTTAADDARGQLKKTVEDAGDRAKTSAEKARERTAKAVKDAQDRVNDIAEKGRKQIEAAAERVEKGVEKAVKGAKADTDNDTKSKKADAA; encoded by the coding sequence ATGGCAGTCAAACACCGTAGGCAGCGGCGGCGCATCAAGAGGGTCGCGACCCTCGGGGCGGCTACCGCAACCGTCACCGCGCTTACGGTGGGCGTGGCTCCGCCTCCTCAGGCTCAGGCCGCCGCGGTCCAGCGCGACCTACGGTTGCAGGCCGGAGTCCACATCTTCCCGCCGCCGGACCAGATTCCGGACCTCACGGGCGGCTTCGGAACCCAGGTCTACAACGTGTCACAAGACGTCGGCGCGCAGGTGATGACGGCGTTCGTCGACAACTTCAACCTGGCCGTACTGCTACAGGCCGCCGGGCTGGATCCGACCGCCGCGATCGAGGGCGCACTCAACGATGCGTTGGGCGACGCGCTGGCAAATGCGTTGAGCGAACTGCCCATCGACGTGAGCGAACTTCTGGGAATCGACCTCGAGAATCCGTTGTCCTCGGTCGGGATCAACGTGATCACGACCGGCGGGTTGTTCACGCTGCTGCGGCTTCTGGGCGTTGACCTCGGTTGGGTGGCCCCCTTCCCGAACTCGGTCGCCGACGAGATCAACAACACCGAATACCTGGACATCAGCCTCGAGTCGATCTTCGAAGCAGTCGGTCTGCCCACGAGCGGCCTTGCGTTCGACGCTCTCAAAGCAACGCTCGCGGCAGTCGGCATCGACCTGCCGCCCCTCAGCACGAATGCGGCCGATGTGCGAATTCCGATCGTCGCGGGCTGGGGCCTGGGTGCCTTTGCGGCCGGTGCGGCGTATCAACAGGTGGTCGACGATCTGCCGAATCAGCCTGGTGGGGCGGCCTATACCGGGACCGATCCGCTGCTCGGCAGCTACACCATCTTGCCGATGATCCTGATCGACAACCCGGGCCGGGCGAACGGTGGCATCCTGGCGCGGGCGTATCCGTTGTTCGGCTTGCTCGGGATCGAGACGGTGACACCCGATACCCAGGTACAGAGCAGCGGGACCAGCATCCTCGAGGGTGTACCCGTGGTCGGTGACATCCCGTTGTTCGGGCTCACCCCGGGTGGTGCCAACCTGATCCCGATCAAGATCGACGCGACAGCCGAATACCTGCCGATGTCCGACTTCGCGGCCTGGCCCAACCCGTTCACGATGGCGAACAACGTTGCGGCAGGGCTGTTCCCGACCTACATCCTGCGGAACCAGTCACTGGACACGCTGACGACGGTGCTGGTCGACCAGATCGTGTCACAGCTCGGCGCCGACATCACCGACTATCTCGCCAATCCCGGGGACGATCCGCAGCTCGGCCCCAAGCTCAACATCTATGTCACGATCCCGGCGAACAGCCTGCCGCTGCTGGAGCCGACGTACCTCGCGGTGGACGTCGTCAACCTGCTGACCGGAGCGAACTTCAACAACCCGATCGGCACGGCGCTGAGCCCGGTGCTGACCAGCCTGGTCAATCTCGGCTACACCGACGTGTACTACGACGAGCAGACGGGCATCTATGACCGCAGTCTCGACGAGGCCGACATCCCCACGGCATTCGGGACGCTCCCGGCCGACGTCGACTGGGCGCAGGTCCCCGGGCACCTGGCCAACAACCTCGTCACCGGCATTCAGAAGGCCATCGACGACGGCCTGATCAACCAGAACCCCGTGCCGAGCCCGATCCAGCAACTGCTCGGGCTGCTCGGGGTGGGCAACCCGCTGGACAGCCTCGTCCCGGATGCGCTCGACACCTTGAATGACACGGGGACGCAGAGTCTTACGACGACGAGCTTCGAGCCGCAGTCCATCACTGAGACGAACCTCGGCACGGACACCGTCAACCTGACCACCGAGGAGGAAGACGCCGGGTCCGAGGTCGAGACAAACACCAAGAAGCTCACCACCGCCGCCGACGACGCTCGGGGGCAGCTGAAGAAGACGGTCGAGGACGCCGGGGATCGCGCGAAGACGTCGGCGGAGAAGGCGCGGGAGCGGACGGCCAAAGCCGTCAAGGACGCCCAGGACCGGGTGAACGACATCGCCGAGAAGGGCCGCAAGCAGATCGAGGCCGCGGCCGAACGCGTCGAGAAGGGCGTGGAGAAGGCGGTCAAGGGCGCCAAGGCCGACACCGACAACGACACGAAGAGCAAGAAGGCCGACGCCGCATAG
- a CDS encoding TetR/AcrR family transcriptional regulator, whose protein sequence is MTSARRGRGRPAGPGVDVEQRRSDLLDAAERAIRSHGPDVGIAEVAKEAGFVRSAVYAVFPNRAAILSALGERQAHRLLSEITRRAAGSTDLRRRMSLFFDVICGWMEEDPNLYRALGMHAAGGHEMPGIFDELAAAVEAMLAASMAAGGADTAPAAPWARAIVGSAMVSAQWWLRDSSMPRAELVEHLTTLCWDGGSALPFSPFDVSAIDSGTP, encoded by the coding sequence GTGACTTCGGCAAGGCGTGGGCGCGGCAGACCCGCCGGCCCTGGCGTCGACGTCGAGCAGCGGCGCTCGGACCTGCTCGACGCAGCCGAGCGCGCCATCCGCAGCCACGGGCCCGACGTCGGCATCGCCGAGGTGGCCAAGGAGGCCGGCTTCGTGCGCTCGGCCGTCTATGCGGTGTTCCCGAACCGGGCGGCGATCCTGTCCGCTCTCGGTGAGCGCCAGGCTCACCGGCTGTTGAGCGAGATCACCAGGCGCGCCGCCGGTTCCACCGATCTGCGCCGGCGCATGTCGCTGTTCTTCGACGTCATCTGCGGCTGGATGGAGGAGGACCCGAACCTCTACCGCGCGCTCGGCATGCATGCCGCCGGCGGTCATGAAATGCCGGGAATCTTCGACGAACTCGCGGCCGCGGTCGAGGCGATGCTGGCGGCGTCGATGGCGGCCGGTGGCGCCGATACCGCGCCCGCGGCACCGTGGGCGCGAGCCATCGTCGGGTCGGCGATGGTCAGCGCGCAGTGGTGGCTCCGGGATTCGTCGATGCCTCGCGCCGAACTCGTCGAGCACCTGACGACGCTGTGCTGGGACGGCGGGTCGGCATTGCCGTTCAGCCCCTTCGACGTATCGGCTATTGACAGCGGTACGCCATAA
- a CDS encoding carotenoid oxygenase family protein, whose translation MAAPVSPQVDGPSRYWEDVPGEYDLKLTEITGAIPQGLTGTLYRNGSGRWNIGASQVDSLFDADGMVVAFAIDGDGVRFKNRFVRTEHYLTTTAAGRMVKRGFAYQRPGGMRANAFRLPANTANTNVMIGPDQLLALWEGGRPHGMDLDTLNTIGMCSLDGVLRGPVGAYSAHYTYDATTDTRVNFGFDPYFPRLDLRHIRSAPNRDEKLRRLRELAGEAIPRVRLRLYETDSRGATRYLRAVPLPGMGLLHDMALTPRYAVFMMSPLRINPWALLGRQTFWDAMQFKHNEPSYFILAPRDGGRIRVVETDPFYMWHYANAYEDGADVVVELPRFAPETFGGMQAWASDSRSDMAQMYEGVTPDKAPDTVRLTRFRITADDRVVAEPLAQMGCEFPQIDQRRSTQPHTVTYVTAPGDGEGSGDGIGRFNHADGTVQTYCPPGNKLVEPIFVPRPGSTDEADGWLLTVGYDEAQHRSRLMVFDAPRVEAGPIAEAWLPFHLPMSYHGAFTDRVAAL comes from the coding sequence ATGGCTGCTCCCGTCTCACCACAGGTCGACGGTCCCTCGCGGTACTGGGAGGACGTCCCCGGCGAATACGACTTGAAACTGACCGAGATCACCGGCGCGATCCCGCAGGGCTTGACCGGCACGCTCTACCGCAACGGCTCGGGCCGTTGGAACATCGGCGCCTCACAGGTGGACAGCCTGTTCGACGCCGACGGCATGGTGGTGGCTTTCGCCATCGACGGCGACGGCGTGCGATTCAAGAACCGCTTCGTGCGAACCGAGCACTACCTGACCACCACCGCGGCCGGCCGCATGGTGAAACGCGGCTTCGCCTATCAGCGGCCGGGAGGGATGCGCGCCAACGCCTTCCGGCTACCGGCCAACACCGCCAACACCAACGTGATGATCGGACCGGACCAACTGCTCGCGCTGTGGGAGGGCGGCCGCCCGCATGGCATGGACCTCGACACCCTCAACACCATCGGGATGTGCAGTCTCGACGGCGTGCTCAGGGGTCCGGTGGGCGCCTACTCCGCGCACTACACCTACGACGCGACGACGGACACCAGGGTGAACTTCGGGTTCGACCCCTACTTTCCTCGCCTGGACCTCCGGCACATCCGGAGCGCACCGAACCGGGACGAAAAGCTCAGGCGCCTGCGTGAACTCGCCGGCGAGGCGATTCCCCGCGTCCGGCTGCGCCTGTACGAGACCGACAGTCGCGGCGCGACGCGATACTTGCGGGCCGTCCCGCTGCCCGGCATGGGGCTCCTCCACGACATGGCGTTGACGCCGCGCTATGCCGTCTTCATGATGTCTCCGCTGCGGATCAACCCCTGGGCGCTCTTGGGACGTCAGACATTCTGGGATGCCATGCAGTTCAAGCACAACGAGCCGTCGTACTTCATCCTCGCCCCGCGTGACGGCGGAAGAATCCGGGTGGTCGAGACCGACCCGTTCTACATGTGGCACTACGCCAACGCTTACGAGGATGGCGCCGACGTGGTGGTGGAGTTGCCCCGCTTCGCGCCGGAGACCTTCGGCGGGATGCAGGCCTGGGCATCCGACAGCCGATCCGACATGGCTCAGATGTATGAGGGTGTCACGCCGGATAAGGCGCCGGATACCGTGCGGCTCACCCGGTTCCGCATCACCGCCGACGACCGCGTAGTGGCCGAACCGCTGGCCCAGATGGGTTGTGAGTTCCCGCAGATCGACCAGCGTCGCTCGACTCAACCGCACACGGTGACGTATGTGACCGCACCGGGGGACGGGGAAGGGAGCGGCGACGGCATCGGCCGGTTCAACCACGCCGACGGCACCGTGCAGACGTACTGCCCGCCGGGCAACAAGCTGGTGGAACCGATCTTCGTGCCGCGCCCGGGCAGTACCGACGAGGCCGACGGCTGGCTGTTGACCGTGGGTTACGACGAGGCCCAGCATCGCAGCCGGCTGATGGTTTTCGACGCGCCGCGGGTCGAGGCCGGTCCGATCGCCGAGGCCTGGCTGCCGTTCCACCTTCCGATGAGCTACCACGGGGCCTTCACCGATCGGGTTGCCGCGCTCTGA
- a CDS encoding acyltransferase family protein, with amino-acid sequence MSGRKPLPNKQFRPDIEGLRAVAVLGVVLFHAGVPGFGGGFIGVDVFFVVSGFLITGLLWRELQSGAESTGTIRMARFYAGRARRLLPAAALVLVATSIAATVLLPPLQARSVLADAIASALYVGNYRFAAEGTDYLSADSAPSPLQHYWSLGVEEQFYLLWPALILGIAWLLTRSGRDARSTTAYLGVLAVVAGASLWASLAWTQTMPPWAFFSLPTRAWELAVGGLIALTAAHWRTLHPVCAAVVGWGGLALIVATCTQLGTATPYPGSAALLPVLGTALVIGAGCAIPDLGVGRLLSKPMMRGIGRVSYSWYLWHWPVLLLAPALFGHGLGLAGRLAMMVVSLGLAILTLHLVENPARFAAALRTSSWRSLALGATATGVAVCAGLVLLAVRPVPTGSGPAAVPVAAIVTPRAADPTLTPEQRVQAAVAASADLRAVPSNLSPPLDNITKPEAFVNGCVLSWKDVALPDCASGNTASATRVALIGDSHAGMWQPALETTAQQRGWRLETMAKVTCPPMKLPILSPYLGREFTECKQWRADVLAKVAREHPALIVLDMVRRYGADFGFVSYDRAWLDGLTRLVSQLRGTGARVLVLGPVPDPHTTVPTCLSAHIDDASACAPDRSIALNDTGIAAEAAAVHAGGGQYARLDQHFCTDRRCPVIVGNTLVFRDDNHITAEYAELLAPVLGRLAESALAPN; translated from the coding sequence GTGAGCGGACGGAAACCCCTGCCGAACAAGCAGTTTCGTCCCGACATCGAGGGCCTGCGGGCAGTGGCGGTGCTGGGCGTCGTGTTGTTTCACGCCGGGGTGCCCGGGTTCGGTGGCGGTTTCATCGGCGTCGACGTGTTCTTCGTCGTGTCGGGATTCCTGATCACCGGCCTGTTGTGGCGGGAACTTCAATCCGGGGCGGAGAGCACCGGAACCATCCGGATGGCGCGGTTCTACGCCGGGCGGGCCCGGCGGCTGCTGCCGGCCGCCGCCCTGGTCCTGGTCGCCACGTCGATCGCGGCAACCGTCCTGCTCCCGCCGCTACAGGCGCGCTCGGTGCTGGCCGACGCGATCGCCAGCGCCCTGTATGTCGGCAACTACCGCTTCGCCGCCGAGGGCACCGATTATCTTTCGGCCGACTCAGCTCCGTCACCGCTGCAGCACTACTGGTCTCTCGGGGTCGAGGAACAGTTCTATCTACTGTGGCCGGCCCTGATCCTCGGCATCGCATGGCTGCTGACCCGAAGTGGCCGGGACGCCCGGTCCACCACCGCGTACCTAGGGGTACTGGCAGTGGTGGCCGGCGCATCGCTCTGGGCGTCGCTGGCCTGGACACAGACGATGCCACCGTGGGCGTTCTTCTCGCTACCGACCCGCGCGTGGGAGTTGGCGGTCGGCGGGCTGATCGCGTTGACGGCCGCGCACTGGCGCACCCTGCACCCGGTCTGCGCGGCGGTGGTCGGCTGGGGCGGTCTCGCGCTGATCGTGGCCACCTGCACCCAACTGGGTACGGCCACGCCCTATCCCGGCTCGGCGGCGCTGCTGCCGGTGTTGGGCACCGCGCTGGTGATCGGGGCGGGTTGTGCGATACCCGATCTCGGCGTAGGCAGGCTCCTGTCGAAACCGATGATGCGCGGCATCGGCCGCGTCTCCTACTCGTGGTACCTGTGGCATTGGCCGGTATTGCTTTTGGCGCCCGCACTTTTCGGCCATGGCCTCGGCCTGGCCGGGCGTCTCGCCATGATGGTGGTGTCGCTCGGGCTGGCGATTCTGACCTTGCATCTGGTCGAGAACCCGGCCCGGTTCGCCGCGGCGCTGCGGACCTCGTCTTGGCGCAGCCTCGCGCTCGGTGCGACGGCCACCGGGGTGGCCGTCTGCGCGGGCCTGGTGCTGTTGGCCGTGCGGCCGGTGCCGACGGGATCCGGACCGGCGGCCGTGCCGGTGGCCGCCATCGTGACACCGCGCGCGGCCGATCCGACTCTCACCCCCGAACAGCGCGTGCAGGCGGCCGTGGCCGCCTCGGCCGACCTGCGTGCGGTGCCGTCGAACCTGTCGCCGCCGCTGGACAACATCACCAAACCCGAGGCATTCGTCAACGGCTGCGTGTTGTCCTGGAAGGACGTCGCGCTGCCGGATTGCGCCTCCGGGAACACCGCGTCGGCCACCAGGGTCGCACTGATCGGAGATTCGCACGCGGGAATGTGGCAACCGGCTCTGGAAACCACGGCGCAGCAACGGGGTTGGCGGCTGGAAACGATGGCCAAGGTCACCTGTCCGCCGATGAAACTGCCGATCCTCAGCCCGTACCTGGGGCGTGAGTTCACCGAGTGCAAGCAGTGGCGCGCCGACGTCCTGGCCAAGGTGGCCCGGGAACACCCGGCGCTGATCGTGCTGGACATGGTGCGCCGCTATGGCGCCGATTTCGGTTTCGTCAGCTACGACCGGGCCTGGCTGGACGGGCTGACCCGGCTGGTGTCGCAGCTGCGCGGAACCGGAGCGCGGGTACTGGTGCTCGGTCCGGTGCCCGACCCGCACACCACGGTTCCGACGTGTCTGTCGGCACACATCGACGACGCCTCCGCGTGCGCACCCGATCGGTCAATCGCGTTGAACGACACGGGTATTGCCGCCGAGGCAGCCGCGGTACACGCCGGTGGCGGGCAGTATGCGCGGCTGGACCAGCACTTCTGCACCGACCGGCGCTGCCCGGTGATCGTCGGCAACACCCTGGTGTTCCGCGACGACAACCACATCACCGCCGAGTACGCCGAGCTGCTGGCGCCGGTGCTGGGCCGGCTCGCCGAAAGCGCGTTGGCGCCCAATTAG
- a CDS encoding ribonuclease domain-containing protein: protein MVRSRVAVLAVLCGLLSGCCAPTQPTSHTSPVVAPPTTVTSAAADGTCDLGSLPPEANKTVELIESGGPFPHPRNDGVVFGNYEGRLPKHDRGYYHEYTVPTPGLKHRGKRRIVTGGSPLTDPPEFYYTGDHYESFCRIGGM from the coding sequence ATGGTTCGATCACGCGTTGCGGTACTGGCAGTGCTGTGCGGTCTGCTTTCGGGCTGTTGCGCCCCGACGCAACCCACGTCGCACACGTCGCCGGTGGTCGCGCCGCCGACGACGGTGACGTCGGCCGCCGCGGACGGCACCTGCGATCTCGGCAGCCTCCCGCCCGAAGCGAACAAGACCGTCGAGCTGATCGAATCCGGAGGGCCGTTCCCGCACCCGCGCAACGACGGCGTCGTCTTCGGCAACTACGAAGGCCGGTTGCCCAAACATGACCGGGGCTACTACCACGAGTACACCGTCCCGACCCCGGGCCTCAAACATCGCGGCAAGCGTCGCATCGTCACCGGCGGCTCACCGCTGACCGATCCGCCCGAGTTCTACTACACGGGCGACCACTACGAATCCTTCTGCCGGATCGGAGGCATGTGA